TTTTATGCGTGATATGTTCCGGTTTGTTTAATGAGCAATTATCGTACCAGTGGAATTAACTGACACTAATTGCATGTTTTAGGTTGTATTTACAAGGTTAATGGCTTGCGATTCAAATCCGGATAGATGTAAGAAGGTCACATAACGGCAGTATATTGCCGTTCTTCTCTACATGGAGTCGGAAAATAGTGTTAGTCACTGATTGCAGCTCGAAATCGAGCCCTAATCTTCTTATATTTGAAACTCAAATGCTTTTTCGAATCAACCTGTGGAATATTGAGAGGTATCAGGCAACTTACAATTTTACCAAACAAAAAGCCCGTTAGAGCGTATGCTTACTATTATAAAGGAATGGCATTGAAGGAAATTGGGCAATATCAAAAGATAATCGGAAACTTTGCCACAGCTATGAATCTTTTGCCAACCATATTTCAACGAAATGGTCTTACTTAACGGGAGTAACATGTATATAAATGAACGATAAGGAGAGAAATTTGATACTCCGTGCGCAAAATGGAGACCATTTTGCTTTTGAGCAACTTGTGAGTAACTACGATAGACAGGTACTGAAATTGGCTTATTCGATGGTAGGTAACGTTGATGACGCACAGGACGTCTATCAGGAAGCGTTGATCTCCGCTTACAGGTCTCTCCCGAAATTTAAAATGAAAAGCAACTTTTTTACATGGCTTTACCGGATAGCCGTAAACAAAGCGATAAACTTCAGACGGCAAAAAATGAGACATCCTTTAGAGTCTATAACGTTTGAGAATTCTGATTCTTTGGGTTATGAGCAGAGCTTCAGAACAACTCCGAACGAAAATCCCGAAGCAAGCGTCGTTAATAGCGAGCTGAAAGAGATAATCGAAGAGGCTCTGGCTAATATTTCCTCCCGGGAACGGATGGCGTTCGTTCTCTGCCATCAGCAGGGTTATAAATTAAAAGAAGCTTCGAAACTAATGGAGTGTTCCATCGGGGCTGTAAAGAGTTACCTTTTCAGGGCGAGAGAGAAATTGAAACTGAAACTTAAGCAATACATGGAGTTATAACATGAATGAAAAGAATATTAGGGAAAAAGCTATCCTCTATCTCTACGGCGAAATGACGCAGGAAGAGAACATTTTATTCGAGAAAGAGTTATCGGAAAGTGCCGAGCTGCGGGAAGTATATGAAAATGAGAAAGAATTACATGAGCTGTATAATCTGAGCGGGAAAGACGATCTTCCCGACTCTGTCTTGATAGAAAGCAGAAGTAAACTCCGCGGGAGCTTGCGAGTACTGGACAACAAGGCGGGGTTTATCAAGCCGGGTTTTGTGGACCGGTATATTCGATCACTGATGCCGAAAGCGGCAGTTGCGTTAACGATATTTACATTTGGGATACTAATCGGTAAATTTGTCCGGATTGACTTAGCGACCGACGGAGACTTTGAAATAAAACAGTTGATATCACCTAACAATAACAGCATTACTGCGGATATGTTCGGTTCAAATGACATGGAGATAGCCGACCTCAGAATAATTAAGTATGATGAAAAATCCGAGGAGATAACCGTT
The genomic region above belongs to Candidatus Neomarinimicrobiota bacterium and contains:
- a CDS encoding sigma-70 family RNA polymerase sigma factor, whose amino-acid sequence is MNDKERNLILRAQNGDHFAFEQLVSNYDRQVLKLAYSMVGNVDDAQDVYQEALISAYRSLPKFKMKSNFFTWLYRIAVNKAINFRRQKMRHPLESITFENSDSLGYEQSFRTTPNENPEASVVNSELKEIIEEALANISSRERMAFVLCHQQGYKLKEASKLMECSIGAVKSYLFRAREKLKLKLKQYMEL
- a CDS encoding HEAT repeat domain-containing protein, whose amino-acid sequence is MNEKNIREKAILYLYGEMTQEENILFEKELSESAELREVYENEKELHELYNLSGKDDLPDSVLIESRSKLRGSLRVLDNKAGFIKPGFVDRYIRSLMPKAAVALTIFTFGILIGKFVRIDLATDGDFEIKQLISPNNNSITADMFGSNDMEIADLRIIKYDEKSEEITVLLDAVSSVGIKSSINNRKMQKILAAALRSDLGPSVRLKSVDLLQRQTDDEEIIEALIYALRHDNNPGVRLKAVQALSFSTDNPDVKKALIKALTNDVNTGVRIQAILALKDFRDADVLEILKMKMESDENEYIRKQSEESLSNWEIIKTEREI